The following are encoded together in the Triticum dicoccoides isolate Atlit2015 ecotype Zavitan chromosome 6B, WEW_v2.0, whole genome shotgun sequence genome:
- the LOC119323449 gene encoding uncharacterized protein LOC119323449 gives MAFHQRSISLPSRPHVSETQVEQELHSLEASISSSNSISMMCDGLRSLASIYDGLEEIVCLPSHQVFSSQQRNMLDGEMEGSLELLDLCSSMQDIFVEMKAIIQELQVALRKGDDAAAQASIQSYTRLTKKAKNHFKKNTKKTPADSRMFMLLTKGREISASLLEATIHLLSKQIEMPKQSLVFKAFHKKKVLVCKEEQLTGLECSIGDLESGVGHLFRKLVQSRVSLLNILSS, from the coding sequence ATGGCTTTCCACCAAAGATCCATAAGTTTGCCTTCTAGGCCTCATGTCAGTGAGACCCAAGTTGAGCAAGAGCTCCACAGCCTAGAAGCAAGCATCTCTTCCTCCAATTCCATCAGCATGATGTGCGATGGTCTCAGGAGTCTTGCAAGCATCTATGATGGTCTTGAAGAGATTGTTTGCCTACCAAGCCACCAAGTTTTCTCCTCCCAGCAGAGGAACATGTTGGATGGAGAAATGGAAGGTTCTCTAGAGCTGCTAGATCTCTGTAGCTCCATGCAAGATATCTTCGTCGAGATGAAGGCCATCATCCAAGAGCTGCAAGTGGCTCTAAGGAAAGGGGATGATGCAGCTGCTCAAGCCAGTATCCAATCTTACACCCGCTtgacgaagaaggccaagaatcatttcaagaagaacacgaagaagacTCCTGCAGATTCCAGGATGTTCATGCTATTAACCAAGGGCAGAGAGATCTCCGCCTCTCTGCTGGAGGCCACAATCCATCTCTTGTCAAAGCAAATTGAGATGCCTAAACAATCTCTTGTTTTCAAGGCATTTCACAAAAAGAAGGTACTTGTTTGCAAGGAGGAGCAATTGACGGGGTTAGAGTGCAGTATCGGAGATCTTGAGAGCGGAGTAGGACATCTGTTCAGGAAATTAGTCCAGAGCAGAGTTTCTCTACTCAACATCCTTAGCTCATAG
- the LOC119323451 gene encoding uncharacterized protein LOC119323451, whose protein sequence is MLSLEASICSSTTIGMMCEGLRRLGNIYNGVEEIICLPSSQVCAYQQRTVLDGEMDGSLELLDLCGTMQEIFAEMKAIIQELQLSLRKGDDATAQASIQSYTRLAKKAKNHFKKTTKKISADCGMVMLLAKAREISVSLLESTLHLLSKQIEMPKQSLVSKAFHKKKSVVCKEEQLLGLECSIGDLESGAGHLFRKLVQSRVSLLNILSS, encoded by the coding sequence ATGTTGAGCCTAGAGGCAAGCATCTGTTCCTCCACGACCATCGGCATGATGTGCGAGGGTCTGAGGAGGCTTGGAAACATCTATAATGGCGTCGAAGAGATCATCTGCCTTCCAAGCAGCCAAGTCTGTGCCTACCAGCAGAGGACGGTGTTGGATGGAGAAATGGACGGTTCTCTTGagctgctagatctatgtggcaccaTGCAAGAGATCTTCGCCGAGATGAAGGCCATCATCCAAGAGCTGCAACTGTCTCTAAGGAAAGGGGATGATGCGACTGCTCAAGCCAGTATCCAATCTTACACCCGCTtggcgaagaaggccaagaatcaTTTCAAGAAGACCACGAAGAAGATTTCGGCAGATTGCGGGATGGTCATGCTCTTGGCCAAGGCCAGAGAGATCTCTGTCTCTCTGCTGGAGTCCACACTCCATCTCTTGTCGAAGCAAATTGAAATGCCTAAACAGTCTCTTGTTTCCAAGGCATTTCACAAAAAGAAGTCAGTTGTTTGCAAGGAGGAGCAATTGTTGGGGTTAGAGTGCAGTATCGGAGATCTTGAGAGCGGAGCAGGACATCTGTTCAGGAAATTAGTCCAGAGCAGAGTTTCTCTACTCAACATCCttagctcatag